A single region of the Pseudalkalibacillus berkeleyi genome encodes:
- a CDS encoding isochorismate synthase, protein MAAVTQHDLIERLESAKYKAQLMQKEILVSHRLQVDNVDPLIVFANSNHLYKGQRSFWSDASGELTLVGIGEARKFDVDGDERFAEIREQWGSLIQTQLEDFTTPYKYGTGPMIMGGFSFDTKKFKTPLWTNYADASFVLPVHLYSFFNDQAFLTTNMFVKPDSDIHALFEKAMKARAQILKKSTIPSGLDQSFTLTEIDPEQWKESVADTTAMINKGKIEKVVLAREVIAQADDDISAIVTLSNLLEQQPNSFVFAFERGHKCFLGASPERLVQKQNSEVLSTCLAGSIKRGDFHTEDERLGEQLLNDQKNLEEHAFVVQMIRDALEEIAGTVHIPDGPTLYKGRDIQHLFTPVIVKQASNIPLMDVVERLHPTPALGGFPQAESVEMIRENEKLDRGWYSSPIGWVDLKDQGEFAVAIRSGLINENHVSLFAGCGIVADSNPESEYEETLIKLKPMLSALGGSFE, encoded by the coding sequence TTGGCAGCAGTTACACAACATGATTTAATTGAGCGCTTAGAAAGTGCCAAATATAAAGCACAATTGATGCAAAAAGAAATACTTGTCAGTCACAGACTGCAAGTTGATAATGTGGATCCACTTATCGTCTTTGCAAACAGTAACCATTTATATAAAGGGCAGCGATCTTTTTGGTCTGATGCATCAGGTGAATTAACACTTGTTGGTATTGGAGAAGCACGGAAATTTGATGTTGATGGTGATGAACGTTTTGCAGAGATAAGGGAGCAGTGGGGTTCACTCATTCAAACACAATTAGAGGATTTCACAACACCTTATAAATATGGGACAGGACCTATGATAATGGGTGGATTCTCATTCGATACAAAGAAATTCAAAACACCATTATGGACCAATTATGCTGATGCAAGCTTCGTATTGCCAGTACATCTGTATTCTTTCTTCAATGATCAAGCATTTTTGACGACGAATATGTTTGTTAAACCCGATTCAGATATACATGCACTTTTTGAGAAAGCGATGAAAGCGAGAGCACAAATACTCAAGAAATCCACAATCCCAAGTGGACTCGATCAATCATTTACCCTAACAGAGATTGATCCAGAACAGTGGAAAGAATCAGTTGCAGATACAACAGCAATGATTAATAAAGGTAAAATTGAGAAAGTGGTTTTGGCACGAGAAGTGATTGCACAAGCGGACGATGATATCTCTGCAATTGTAACGCTTTCTAACTTGCTTGAGCAGCAACCGAATAGCTTTGTTTTCGCATTTGAGAGAGGTCATAAATGTTTTCTGGGGGCTTCACCCGAACGTCTTGTACAGAAACAAAATAGTGAGGTACTCTCAACATGTCTCGCAGGTTCGATAAAAAGAGGCGACTTTCATACGGAAGATGAACGGCTTGGAGAGCAGCTTCTAAATGATCAGAAAAACCTTGAGGAACATGCCTTTGTCGTTCAAATGATAAGAGATGCACTTGAAGAGATTGCCGGAACGGTCCATATTCCGGATGGACCTACTTTGTACAAAGGACGAGACATCCAACATTTATTTACACCTGTGATCGTCAAACAAGCATCTAATATACCATTGATGGATGTAGTGGAGCGTCTACACCCTACTCCTGCATTAGGTGGTTTCCCTCAAGCGGAATCCGTTGAAATGATTAGAGAAAATGAAAAGCTTGATCGAGGTTGGTACTCCTCCCCAATAGGCTGGGTTGACTTAAAGGATCAAGGTGAATTCGCTGTTGCGATCCGTTCTGGGTTGATTAACGAGAACCATGTCTCTCTTTTTGCTGGATGCGGAATTGTTGCAGACTCCAACCCAGAGAGTGAGTACGAAGAAACACTGATAAAATTAAAACCGATGCTTTCTGCATTAGGAGGATCCTTTGAATGA
- a CDS encoding 1,4-dihydroxy-2-naphthoate polyprenyltransferase: protein MAQDFSNSTSQLKVHSDKESKMKIWYRQLRPHTLTASFVPVFIGTVLAMFYTPLNWLLVLAMLIASMLIQAATNLFNEYYDFKRGLDTSESIGIGGGIVRDGISPRTILAVGVAFFIAAILLGAYISASTTWWIAVIGTLCMAAGYYYTGGPYPIAYTPFGEIVAGFFMGFVIILISFYIQTGLITLNSMLISVPVSTLIGAILMANNIRDLEGDQERGRRTLAILLGHKRAVQFLGAMFAFSIAWILSMIVVGKASIYLLLILLSIPKAIQAVKLFHGERTPENMMPAMKATAQMHTVFGFALGVGLIISYLIQF, encoded by the coding sequence ATGGCACAAGACTTTTCTAATAGCACTTCTCAACTTAAAGTTCATTCGGACAAAGAGTCGAAAATGAAAATATGGTACCGTCAATTACGACCACACACATTGACAGCGTCTTTTGTTCCGGTTTTTATCGGTACTGTTCTTGCAATGTTTTATACCCCACTTAACTGGCTTTTGGTACTCGCCATGCTTATAGCATCAATGTTAATACAGGCTGCTACCAATTTGTTTAATGAGTATTATGATTTTAAAAGAGGATTAGACACATCTGAATCTATAGGAATTGGAGGCGGTATCGTCCGTGACGGTATTTCACCTCGAACCATTTTAGCTGTTGGAGTCGCCTTCTTTATAGCTGCCATATTGCTTGGTGCCTATATAAGTGCATCAACAACTTGGTGGATTGCCGTAATTGGTACACTTTGCATGGCAGCAGGATACTATTATACAGGTGGTCCTTATCCGATTGCTTACACTCCATTCGGAGAGATTGTAGCTGGTTTCTTTATGGGGTTTGTCATCATATTGATTTCCTTCTATATCCAAACCGGATTGATTACATTAAATAGTATGCTCATCTCTGTCCCAGTTTCTACGTTAATCGGCGCAATTTTGATGGCCAATAACATCAGAGATCTTGAAGGAGATCAAGAGCGAGGCAGAAGAACTTTAGCCATACTTCTAGGACATAAACGAGCTGTACAATTTCTTGGGGCAATGTTTGCCTTTTCCATTGCCTGGATCCTTTCGATGATTGTAGTCGGTAAAGCATCGATTTACCTCCTACTCATCTTGTTGAGTATTCCAAAAGCAATTCAAGCTGTAAAATTATTTCACGGAGAGCGGACACCTGAAAATATGATGCCAGCTATGAAAGCGACAGCTCAAATGCATACAGTGTTCGGATTCGCTTTAGGCGTAGGCCTCATAATTAGTTATCTTATCCAGTTTTAA